In Aquipuribacter nitratireducens, the DNA window TCGCCCTGGCCCTGCGCCCGCCCGTCGGCGCGGGGGACGACGTGACCGTCCACCTCCTGCGCGCCGGCCGTGAGCCGGGCCAGGCGGTCGGCTACCTCGACGACGGCACGATGGTGGTCGTCGAGCAGGCCCGCCGCCTCGTCGGCGAGGACGTCGTGGTGACGGTGACGAGCGTCCTCACCACCGCGAACGGCCGCATGGTGTTCGCTCGCACGGCGCGCACGGGTCCCGGTGCCTGAGCGGGGGCCGCTGCTCGTCGTCGTGCCCGTGCCCCCGGGCGGCGCGGACCGCCGGCTCGTCCTCGCCGGGAGCGCACCCGGCGACACGCTGCTCGAGCGCGCGCTGGGTCTCGGCCGGCACCTCCTCGCAGCGGCCGGGGACCCGGGACGACCCGTCGTCGTCGACCTCGCCGACCCGTCCCCGGCCGACCCGACCGCCGACGGGCCCGACGGGACCGACGTCGTCGTCGTCCACCCGCTGTGCGCCTTCGCCGACCCCGACGAGGCGGTCGCGCTCGTGCGGACCGCGCTGGCGGACGCGACGCCCGCGGCGGCGGTCGTGCCCGTCACGGACACGATCAAGCGGCTCGAGCGACCGGCCGACCTGCCGGTCGTCGCGGGCACGGTCGACCGCGACCGGCTGGCCGCCGCCGCGACCCCGGTCGTCCTGCCGGCCGGCTGCCTGCCACCGGGGAGCTGGGCGAGGCTGCCTCTGGCGGACCCCGCGTCGACCCTCGTCGCCGTGCTCGCGGCCACGGGCGGGGGCACCCGGCTGGTGCCGGTCGGTGGCACCGCGCGGCGCCTCCACGACCCCGACGACGTCTCCGTCGTCGCCGCCGTCCTCGCCGCCGGGTGACGTGCCGGGTCGTCCCGCCGGGACGACCCGCCGGATCAGCCGCCGGATCAGCCGCCGGATCAGCCGTCGGATCAGCCGCCGAGGAGCGCGGCCGCGACGGGCAGGTCGCCCGCGAAGGTGACCTTGAGGTTGCGGCGGGAGCCCGGCACCGCGACGACCGCCCCACCCCCGCCGTAGCGCTCGACGCACGCCGCGGTGTCCGTCCCCTCGAAGCCGTCACGCGCCGCGCTCGTGTATGCGGCGAGCAGCGGACGGGCGGCGAAGGCCTGCGGCGTCTGCACCGACCCGACGTCCGCGAGCGCGAGCGGGTGCCCCCCGTCCCACGGGCCCTCGACGGGCACGAGGTCGTGGCGCGCCACCACCGG includes these proteins:
- a CDS encoding 2-C-methyl-D-erythritol 4-phosphate cytidylyltransferase — protein: MPERGPLLVVVPVPPGGADRRLVLAGSAPGDTLLERALGLGRHLLAAAGDPGRPVVVDLADPSPADPTADGPDGTDVVVVHPLCAFADPDEAVALVRTALADATPAAAVVPVTDTIKRLERPADLPVVAGTVDRDRLAAAATPVVLPAGCLPPGSWARLPLADPASTLVAVLAATGGGTRLVPVGGTARRLHDPDDVSVVAAVLAAG